A single window of Streptomyces aquilus DNA harbors:
- a CDS encoding MFS transporter: MSDVLYDQRQVKRARYAVAAVFAVHGAVTGSFATRVPWIQDHASVSAGQLGLALAFPALGASVAMPLAGSISHRFGARNALRGLISLWTLSLVLPSVSPNLVALCLALFVYGATAGMADVAMNALGVEIENRLGRSIMSSLHGMWSVGTLIGSAAGTLAAHLGSDARLHHALAAAVLTCLGLLACRWVPDLQPAEDEEPPPRFALPPKSALLIGAVGFCAVFAEGASLDWSAVYLRDQLETSAGLAAACTTGFTLTMAVARLAGDRIVDRYGSVRTVRAGGLLAALGGLLIVTARNPAMAMTGFALMGLGIAVVVPLCFAAAGRSGSNPSLAIAGVATITYTSGLVAPSAIGTIAQATSLLVSFILVTVLASGLVAFAGVLRGGDRDRPKISPPAAAVPGPRP, from the coding sequence ATGAGTGACGTGCTGTACGACCAGCGGCAGGTGAAGCGCGCCCGCTACGCCGTGGCCGCCGTCTTCGCCGTACACGGTGCCGTCACCGGCTCGTTCGCGACCCGCGTGCCGTGGATCCAGGACCATGCCTCGGTGAGCGCCGGGCAGTTGGGCCTCGCCCTCGCCTTCCCCGCGCTCGGCGCGTCCGTGGCGATGCCGCTGGCGGGGAGCATCAGCCATCGCTTCGGCGCCCGCAACGCGCTGCGCGGTCTCATCTCCCTGTGGACGCTGTCCCTGGTCCTGCCGTCCGTCTCCCCGAACCTGGTCGCCCTGTGTCTGGCGCTGTTCGTCTACGGCGCCACGGCCGGCATGGCGGACGTGGCCATGAACGCGCTCGGCGTCGAGATCGAGAACCGGCTGGGCCGGTCGATCATGTCCAGCCTGCACGGCATGTGGAGCGTGGGCACGCTGATCGGCTCGGCGGCCGGCACCCTCGCCGCCCACCTGGGTTCGGACGCGCGGCTGCACCACGCGCTCGCGGCGGCCGTCCTCACCTGCCTCGGCCTGCTGGCCTGCCGCTGGGTGCCGGACCTCCAGCCCGCCGAGGACGAGGAGCCGCCGCCGCGCTTCGCCCTGCCGCCGAAGTCGGCGCTGCTCATCGGTGCTGTGGGCTTCTGCGCGGTGTTCGCGGAGGGCGCGAGCCTGGACTGGTCCGCGGTCTATCTGCGGGACCAGCTGGAGACCTCGGCGGGGCTGGCGGCGGCGTGCACCACCGGCTTCACGCTGACGATGGCCGTCGCGCGGCTCGCCGGCGACCGGATCGTCGACCGGTACGGGTCGGTGCGCACGGTCCGGGCGGGCGGCCTGCTCGCCGCACTCGGCGGACTGCTGATCGTCACCGCCCGCAACCCGGCCATGGCGATGACCGGGTTCGCCCTGATGGGGCTGGGGATCGCGGTGGTCGTGCCGCTGTGCTTCGCCGCCGCCGGCCGCAGCGGCTCGAACCCGAGCCTGGCCATCGCCGGTGTCGCGACGATCACCTACACCTCGGGGCTGGTCGCGCCGAGCGCGATCGGCACCATCGCCCAGGCGACCAGTCTGCTGGTGTCGTTCATCCTGGTGACGGTCCTGGCGAGCGGGCTCGTGGCCTTCGCGGGCGTGCTGCGGGGCGGCGACCGCGACCGCCCGAAGATCAGTCCTCCGGCCGCAGCAGTTCCCGGCCCACGGCCCTGA
- a CDS encoding acyl-CoA thioesterase produces MTAEAPTAPAVSHGRLIPVTVHFDDLDALGLLHNARYPLKVEQAWTELWQEYGIHFEGDWAAAGDACNAVKELRISYEAPVTRTGVYAVHLWLERLGTTGLTYGFRFCSRDGAVTYARGARVLVRLDSETLRPAPWSERFRAVGRELLRPED; encoded by the coding sequence AAGCCCCGACCGCCCCCGCTGTGTCCCACGGCCGGCTGATCCCCGTCACCGTCCACTTCGACGACCTGGACGCGCTCGGCCTCCTGCACAACGCCCGCTACCCGCTCAAGGTCGAGCAGGCCTGGACCGAGCTGTGGCAGGAGTACGGCATCCACTTCGAGGGCGACTGGGCGGCGGCCGGCGACGCCTGCAACGCCGTCAAGGAACTGCGCATCTCGTACGAGGCGCCGGTGACGCGGACCGGCGTCTACGCCGTCCACCTCTGGCTGGAAAGGCTCGGCACGACCGGGCTGACGTACGGCTTCCGCTTCTGCTCGCGGGACGGCGCGGTGACCTACGCGCGGGGCGCCCGGGTCCTCGTACGGCTGGACTCCGAGACGCTGCGCCCGGCGCCGTGGAGCGAGCGGTTCAGGGCCGTGGGCCGGGAACTGCTGCGGCCGGAGGACTGA